The Hippoglossus hippoglossus isolate fHipHip1 chromosome 2, fHipHip1.pri, whole genome shotgun sequence genome includes a region encoding these proteins:
- the LOC117775371 gene encoding XK-related protein 6, whose product MAAQSDGGKAGVGGGFAQLYDVDGEEPLDSAAIHICQCCRTSACYWGCRSACLGSLLGGGQPPGGLGIRESHCPPREQLWLDCLWIILALLVFFWDVGTDLCLAADYYRRQDYLWFGLTLFFVLVPSVLVQTLSFRWFVQDYTGGGLGEVEGLSKRGAVALGCLYPGRDRLQLATIWLWQAIIHILQLGQVWRYIRTLYLGIMSRRQKEYQRRWYWAMMFEYADVNMLRLLETFLESAPQLVLQLCIMIQENRAETLQCISSLASLLSLAWVLASYHKLLRDSRDDQRGMSYRGALLHLFWRLFTISSRVLSLALFASLFHIYFGIFVVLHWCAMAFWVVHGGTDFCMSKWEEVLFNMVVGIVYIFCWFNVKEGQTRYRMVVYYTVVLAENTILTGLWYTYRDPVLTDSYAFPALCSVYLTFAGGVLVMMLYYGFLHPATAHMQPSPASTCCAQLLWGLPLPPSAPPTAPPTPAHMTKSQTEEDVAGTCLPVFQVRSAPPTSKPGGPLIKIDMPRKRYPAWDAHYVDRRLRRTINILQYITPAAVGIRYRDGPLLYELLQYESSL is encoded by the exons ATGGCCGCGCAGTCGGACGGCGGCAAAGCCGGGGTCGGCGGCGGTTTCGCGCAGCTGTACGATGTTGACGGCGAGGAGCCGCTGGACTCCGCCGCGATCCACATCTGCCAGTGCTGCCGCACCTCCGCCTGCTACTGGGGCTGCCGCTCCGCCTGCCTCGGCTCCCTGCTCGGCGGGGGCCAGCCCCCCGGAGGGCTCGGTATCCGGGAGTCTCACTGCCCGCCCCGGGAGCAGCTGTGGCTGGACTGCCTCTGGATCATCCTCgccctcctcgtcttcttctgGGACGTTGGCACGGACCTGTGCCTGGCGGCGGACTACTACCGCCGGCAGGACTACCTCTGGTTCGGCCTCACTCTCTTCTTCGTGCTGGTGCCGTCGGTGCTGGTCCAGACCCTGAGCTTCCGCTGGTTCGTGCAGGACTACACGGGCGGGGGGCTcggggaggtggaggggctgaGCAAGAGGGGCGCGGTGGCTCTGGGGTGCCTGTACCCCGGCAGGGACCGCCTGCAGCTGGCCACCATCTGGCTGTGGCAGGCCATCATACACATCCTCCAGCTGGGACAAGTGTGGAG GTACATCAGGACCCTGTACCTGGGCATCATGTCCCGGCGGCAGAAGGAGTACCAGCGGCGGTGGTACTGGGCCATGATGTTCGAGTACGCGGACGTCAACATGCTGCGGCTGCTGGAGACCTTCCTGGAGTCGGCGCCTCAGCTGGTCCTGCAGCTGTGCATCATGATCCAGGAGAACCGGGCCGAGACGCTGCAGT GCATCTCCTCCCTGgcctccctcctgtctctcgCCTGGGTCCTGGCCTCCTACCACAAACTCCTGCGCGACTCTCGGGACGACCAGCGTGGCATGAGCTACCGCGGGGCGCTGCTGCACCTCTTCTGGCGCCTCTTCACCATCTCGTCCCGCGTCCTCTCGCTCGCCCTCTTCGCCTCCCTCTTCCACATCTACTTCGGGATCTTCGTGGTGCTCCACTGGTGCGCCATGGCCTTCTGGGTGGTGCACGGCGGCACCGACTTCTGCATGTCCAAATGGGAGGAGGTGCTCTTCAACATGGTGGTCGGCATCGTGTACATCTTCTGCTGGTTTAACGTGAAGGAGGGCCAGACGCGGTACAGGATGGTGGTGTACTACACCGTGGTGTTGGCGGAGAACACCATCCTCACTGGGCTGTG GTACACCTACAGGGATCCGGTGTTGACCGACTCCTACGCCTTCCCCGCACTGTGCAGCGTCTACCTGACGTTCGCCGGGGGGGTCCTGGTCATGATGCTGTACTACGGCTTCCTCCACCCGGCCACTGCCCACATGCAGCCGAGCCCCGCCTCCACCTGCTGCGCCCAGCTGCTCTGGGGTCTCCCTCTGCCCCCGTCGGCCCCGCCAACCGCCCCGCCCACCCCAGCCCACATGACCAAGTCCCAGACGGAAGAGGACGTGGCCGGGACGTGTCTTCCCGTGTTCCAGGTGAGGTCGGCGCCCCCCACGTCCAAGCCAGGAGGGCCGCTCATAAAGATCGACATGCCGAGGAAGCGTTACCCGGCGTGGGACGCCCACTACGTAGACAGGCGCCTGCGGAGGACTATAAACATCCTGCAGTACATAACGCCAGCTGCCGTGGGCATCCGCTACCGTGATGGACCCCTACTGTATGAACTGTTACAGTACGAGTcctcactctga